A window from Leptothermofonsia sichuanensis E412 encodes these proteins:
- a CDS encoding lipoate--protein ligase family protein, producing the protein MKRCKPSMEQADLQPWRFIPLLEAPGPVQMAVDIWLLEQHQQGLLPSVLRFYTWNPVAISLGYHQRHWSEHWQRLTWQGQPVELVRRPTGGRAVLHCGDLTYAVITSGLMGSRMQVYQTICEFLVEGWRSLGVDLHYGQAGRGYIHNPNCFGTATGADLVTGDGFKLIGSAQLYRRQAVLQHGSIQLQPDANLFQQVFGSAIPSVSLPLAETGKARIEMVVEALVRSAGQCFSAMFEVQPLSEAEWQVILSSHSSLRIE; encoded by the coding sequence ATGAAGCGCTGCAAGCCCAGTATGGAGCAGGCTGACCTGCAACCCTGGCGATTCATCCCATTGTTAGAAGCCCCAGGCCCCGTTCAAATGGCTGTGGATATCTGGTTGCTGGAGCAGCACCAGCAGGGGTTGCTGCCATCGGTTCTGCGATTCTATACCTGGAACCCGGTGGCAATTTCCCTCGGCTATCACCAGCGTCACTGGTCAGAGCACTGGCAACGGCTGACCTGGCAGGGGCAGCCCGTCGAGCTGGTACGACGACCAACCGGCGGGCGGGCTGTCCTGCACTGTGGCGATTTAACCTATGCGGTCATCACTTCAGGATTGATGGGGAGCCGCATGCAGGTGTATCAAACGATATGCGAGTTTTTGGTTGAGGGGTGGCGATCGCTGGGGGTAGATCTGCACTATGGGCAGGCAGGACGGGGGTATATCCATAATCCCAACTGCTTTGGTACAGCGACCGGTGCCGATCTGGTGACGGGTGATGGGTTTAAGTTGATTGGTAGTGCCCAGCTTTACCGTCGCCAGGCAGTGTTACAGCACGGTTCGATTCAGCTCCAGCCTGATGCTAACCTGTTTCAGCAGGTCTTTGGGAGCGCAATCCCATCAGTTTCCCTGCCTCTGGCGGAAACAGGAAAGGCACGGATTGAAATGGTCGTTGAGGCGCTGGTGCGATCAGCCGGTCAATGCTTCAGCGCAATGTTTGAGGTGCAACCCCTCTCTGAGGCAGAGTGGCAGGTGATTCTGTCCAGCCACTCGTCATTGCGTATCGAGTGA
- a CDS encoding ferritin-like domain-containing protein, giving the protein MTVAYPRKFQQSLGAREIMTQVVRDREIHLVTLNRYRFSEQRSCKDLTDVTERLNGKPPELVRDLSRHISDEARHAMWLTDLLVELGADIGKPPGTLYIDEFERLLDQDSYRDQNLEDGIISVLATINITEKRGCEYFSAHIHALKQAPQTEENIKIRETIERIFPEEAAHVRWGNRWLAQIADKSPEHRQKVQAAKQKYAIIEQAAYESGMDITLGAELRRVGKLLDIADTLPLWERPQYLIERLPQSLLAPDLQMTRFNIARRAWNRDPKAFMEKFVPMFLSGIDRNHQRHSSSNVKKSG; this is encoded by the coding sequence ATGACCGTTGCTTACCCCCGCAAATTTCAGCAAAGCCTGGGCGCACGCGAGATAATGACGCAGGTTGTGCGCGATCGCGAAATTCATCTGGTTACCCTGAATCGCTATCGCTTCAGCGAGCAGCGCAGTTGTAAAGACCTCACTGATGTGACGGAGCGCCTGAATGGTAAACCGCCTGAACTGGTGCGCGACCTGTCTCGCCATATTTCTGACGAAGCTCGCCATGCTATGTGGTTGACTGACCTGTTGGTCGAATTGGGCGCGGATATTGGCAAGCCTCCCGGAACGCTCTACATCGACGAGTTCGAGCGCTTACTGGATCAAGACTCCTACAGAGATCAGAATTTAGAAGACGGTATTATTAGCGTTCTGGCGACGATTAACATCACTGAGAAGCGGGGATGTGAGTACTTTTCCGCCCATATCCATGCCCTTAAACAAGCCCCTCAGACTGAGGAAAATATTAAGATCCGGGAGACGATTGAGCGCATTTTCCCTGAAGAAGCGGCCCATGTGCGCTGGGGTAATCGCTGGCTGGCTCAAATTGCGGACAAAAGCCCAGAACATCGCCAGAAAGTACAGGCGGCTAAGCAGAAATACGCCATCATCGAGCAGGCAGCCTATGAATCCGGAATGGATATTACCCTGGGCGCTGAGTTGCGACGGGTTGGGAAACTGCTGGATATTGCTGACACCCTGCCCCTCTGGGAACGCCCCCAGTACCTGATAGAACGGTTACCCCAGTCGTTGCTGGCACCCGATCTGCAAATGACGCGCTTTAACATTGCTCGACGTGCCTGGAATCGGGACCCTAAGGCATTTATGGAGAAATTTGTCCCAATGTTTTTATCTGGGATTGACCGTAATCACCAGCGCCATTCATCCTCAAACGTAAAGAAATCAGGATAG
- the smpB gene encoding SsrA-binding protein SmpB — MVEKTEGYKIISDNRQARFQYEILETYEAGIELKGTEVKSIRAGKVNLRDGFALIRNGEALLLNVQISPHQTTNQAFNHDPRRTRRLLLHKDEIRKLTGKVEQQGLTLVPLKMYFKQGWVKVVIGLVRGKKLHDKREDVRKREDQRNMQRALKNR, encoded by the coding sequence ATGGTAGAAAAGACCGAAGGGTACAAAATTATCAGTGACAATCGTCAGGCTCGATTCCAGTATGAAATTCTGGAAACCTATGAAGCAGGCATTGAACTAAAGGGGACAGAAGTCAAATCGATTCGGGCTGGCAAAGTCAACCTAAGGGATGGGTTTGCGCTCATCCGCAATGGGGAAGCTCTCCTGCTTAATGTGCAGATTTCGCCTCATCAAACAACCAATCAGGCGTTTAACCATGACCCACGGCGCACCCGCCGACTGCTGTTGCACAAAGATGAAATCCGCAAGCTGACTGGCAAGGTCGAACAGCAGGGGCTGACCCTGGTGCCGTTGAAAATGTATTTTAAGCAGGGCTGGGTCAAGGTTGTGATTGGACTGGTGCGCGGGAAGAAACTACACGACAAGCGAGAGGATGTCCGCAAGCGAGAAGATCAGCGGAATATGCAGCGGGCATTGAAAAATCGATAG
- a CDS encoding M48 family metallopeptidase has protein sequence MFNLLFSRFRRSHRWVYPVLSLVVALGLWLGQPLVVRAIPWGDLILQGIQVIQLSNISDRQEVQLGQQINAQLVRSQIRLHRDPRVQQYVDSIGQRLASSSSRPNIPYTFQVVDDPSVNAFATMGGFVYINTGLMRLADNEAQLASVIGHEIGHVAAKHALKQMKDMALARGVASLAGVNRNTLVNLGVELALRRPNSRNDEFEADQLGLKTLTQAGYAQSAMVSFMAKLLQRSSSVPTFLSTHPATSDRVARLQQMIDPSRADVGDGLDNAAYQARLRSLS, from the coding sequence ATGTTTAATCTGCTTTTCAGCCGGTTTCGCCGCTCTCACCGCTGGGTTTATCCAGTTCTCTCCCTGGTAGTAGCCCTAGGGCTGTGGCTGGGGCAACCCCTAGTTGTCAGGGCAATTCCCTGGGGTGACTTGATTCTGCAAGGAATCCAGGTGATTCAGCTTTCCAACATTTCTGATCGGCAAGAGGTCCAGCTTGGGCAGCAAATTAACGCGCAACTGGTGCGCAGCCAGATCCGGCTCCATCGAGATCCCAGAGTTCAGCAATATGTGGATAGTATTGGTCAACGGCTGGCATCCAGCAGTAGCCGTCCCAATATTCCCTATACATTTCAGGTCGTTGACGACCCCAGTGTGAATGCCTTTGCTACGATGGGCGGCTTTGTCTACATCAATACCGGCTTGATGCGGCTGGCAGACAACGAGGCTCAACTTGCCAGTGTGATTGGGCATGAAATTGGGCATGTGGCGGCAAAACATGCGCTGAAACAAATGAAGGATATGGCACTGGCTCGTGGGGTGGCATCCCTGGCGGGGGTCAACCGGAACACCCTGGTCAACCTGGGGGTAGAACTGGCACTCCGGCGACCCAACAGCCGCAATGATGAGTTTGAAGCAGACCAACTGGGGCTGAAAACCCTGACGCAGGCAGGCTATGCTCAGTCAGCAATGGTTTCATTTATGGCGAAGCTGCTGCAACGGTCATCTTCGGTACCCACTTTTCTGAGCACTCACCCGGCCACCTCTGACCGGGTAGCCCGGTTGCAACAAATGATTGATCCCAGTCGGGCAGATGTAGGGGATGGCCTGGACAATGCGGCCTATCAGGCAAGACTGCGATCGCTTTCTTAG
- a CDS encoding YbjN domain-containing protein, producing MTSLQSNPDSVSTNDNSVSHLIEETTANNPVEVIETVIASLASDHTAMVNHSDQGYLWKFKYGTVEVFVQLSGLTDEDALTVWSSVLKLPAKDEPSLMRKLLEMNWSSTLESRFAILDGEVVVVSTRSLADVSPGEISRAITIVATLADDHDEALQAQYGAG from the coding sequence ATGACCAGCCTCCAATCCAATCCTGATAGCGTTTCTACGAATGACAATTCGGTCAGCCATCTGATCGAAGAAACCACTGCCAACAATCCCGTTGAGGTGATTGAGACAGTGATTGCCAGTCTGGCGAGTGACCATACGGCTATGGTCAACCATAGCGACCAGGGATACCTGTGGAAATTCAAGTACGGCACCGTCGAGGTGTTTGTCCAGTTAAGCGGGTTGACAGATGAGGATGCGCTCACGGTCTGGTCGTCAGTTCTGAAGTTACCGGCAAAAGACGAACCCAGCCTGATGCGAAAGCTGCTCGAAATGAACTGGTCCAGCACTCTGGAATCCCGCTTTGCGATTTTGGATGGCGAAGTTGTCGTGGTTTCGACCCGATCGCTGGCAGATGTATCCCCAGGTGAAATTTCACGCGCCATTACGATTGTGGCAACCCTGGCGGATGATCACGATGAAGCGCTGCAAGCCCAGTATGGAGCAGGCTGA